Proteins from a single region of Nakamurella deserti:
- the manA gene encoding mannose-6-phosphate isomerase, class I, whose product MELMRNRIRPYAWGSRTAIAELLGEPVPSPHPQAELWLGAHPGDPSEVVVHGVPERLDERIAADPDAQLGPDVTARYGGRLPFLLKVLAADQPLSLQAHPSLDQADKGFDAEDAAGIPVNHPNRNYKDRFHKPELICALTEFHALCGFRDPQRTVDVLAGLKAPELDHYLALLSGQPDAHGVRALFSTLMTLPQTALNTLLEAVLAAAAARLGEGSEHAGDYRLLLELGERYEGDSGVIAALMLNRVVLDPGQALYLPAGNLHAYLQGVGVELMANSDNVLRGGLTPKHVDVPELMRVLDFTAGDREVLEGDADGPHEVVYRTGAAEFELSRIELAGPDAGDIVPLPAGLPQVVLCTEGSVELADAAGDRLVLQRGQSAWIPASDTGIGVWGDGTVYRATVGSAEPVDPTDSPS is encoded by the coding sequence GTGGAGTTGATGCGCAACCGGATTCGTCCCTACGCATGGGGGTCCCGGACCGCCATCGCCGAGCTGCTGGGGGAGCCGGTCCCGTCACCGCACCCCCAGGCGGAGCTGTGGCTGGGGGCCCATCCGGGGGATCCGTCCGAGGTGGTGGTCCACGGCGTGCCCGAGCGGCTCGACGAACGGATCGCGGCCGACCCCGACGCTCAGCTCGGACCCGACGTGACCGCCCGCTACGGCGGCCGGCTGCCATTCCTGCTCAAGGTGCTCGCCGCCGACCAGCCGCTGTCCCTGCAGGCGCACCCGTCGCTCGACCAGGCCGACAAGGGCTTCGACGCCGAGGACGCCGCCGGGATCCCGGTCAACCACCCCAACCGCAACTACAAGGACCGCTTCCACAAGCCCGAGCTGATCTGCGCGCTCACCGAGTTCCACGCCCTGTGCGGGTTCCGCGACCCGCAGCGGACGGTGGACGTGCTCGCGGGACTGAAGGCTCCGGAGCTGGACCACTACCTCGCGCTGCTGTCCGGTCAACCGGACGCGCACGGCGTGCGGGCACTGTTCTCGACACTGATGACGCTGCCGCAGACGGCGTTGAACACCCTGCTGGAGGCGGTGCTCGCGGCCGCCGCGGCCCGCCTGGGGGAGGGCTCGGAACACGCCGGCGACTACCGCCTGCTGCTGGAGCTCGGTGAGCGCTACGAAGGTGACTCCGGTGTGATCGCGGCGCTGATGCTCAACCGCGTCGTCCTCGACCCGGGTCAGGCGCTGTACCTGCCGGCCGGCAACCTGCACGCCTACCTGCAGGGGGTGGGGGTGGAGCTGATGGCCAACTCCGACAACGTGCTGCGCGGAGGTCTGACCCCCAAGCACGTCGACGTCCCCGAGCTGATGCGGGTGCTGGACTTCACCGCCGGCGACCGGGAGGTGCTGGAGGGTGACGCGGACGGCCCGCACGAGGTGGTCTACCGCACCGGGGCCGCGGAGTTCGAGTTGTCGCGGATCGAGCTGGCCGGTCCCGACGCGGGCGACATCGTGCCGCTGCCGGCGGGGCTGCCCCAGGTCGTGCTGTGCACCGAGGGCTCGGTCGAACTCGCCGACGCGGCGGGGGACCGGCTGGTCCTGCAGCGCGGGCAGTCCGCGTGGATCCCCGCGAGCGACACCGGTATCGGGGTGTGGGGCGACGGCACCGTGTACCGGGCGACCGTCGGTTCCGCTGAGCCCGTCGATCCCACCGACAGTCCCTCCTGA
- a CDS encoding Trm112 family protein, which translates to MVPPPLPGSAASRHPLTSVLDPLLLDVLACPAEHHTPLVPGEPGDPLAMALSCPECGRIFDVRDGIPVLLLDDARHGPVGPDRPAAAGR; encoded by the coding sequence ATGGTTCCTCCTCCGCTCCCGGGCTCGGCCGCGTCCCGGCATCCGCTGACGTCGGTCCTGGACCCGCTGCTGCTCGACGTGCTCGCCTGCCCGGCGGAGCACCACACGCCGCTCGTCCCGGGCGAGCCCGGCGATCCGCTGGCGATGGCTCTGTCGTGCCCGGAGTGCGGCCGGATCTTCGACGTGCGTGACGGCATCCCGGTGCTGCTGCTCGACGACGCCCGTCACGGCCCGGTCGGTCCCGACCGCCCGGCCGCGGCCGGTCGCTGA